One window of the Carnobacterium maltaromaticum DSM 20342 genome contains the following:
- a CDS encoding YceD family protein — MKWSLIELQKYRNEPLLFSETVELKKSLMERDSEILDVSPIKIDGTLIVEKEEVIAHLVISLGLTMPSARSLKPVLVPMLIEANEIYVPKNVTDFAANEREETVIYLDKDLIDLTEAVEDTILLNLPLQVFTPEEEAEDDMPSGNGWEVVSEEEYVMRLEEQKSQSVDPRFAGLADLFSDNTDNDQ, encoded by the coding sequence ATGAAATGGTCATTAATAGAATTGCAAAAATATCGCAATGAACCGCTACTTTTTTCTGAGACTGTTGAGTTGAAAAAATCATTAATGGAACGTGATTCTGAAATTTTAGACGTTAGCCCTATCAAAATTGATGGAACACTAATCGTTGAAAAAGAAGAAGTTATCGCCCACTTGGTTATTTCACTTGGTTTAACTATGCCCTCAGCAAGATCGTTAAAACCGGTGTTGGTTCCGATGTTAATTGAAGCAAATGAAATTTATGTTCCAAAAAACGTAACAGACTTTGCCGCTAATGAAAGAGAAGAAACGGTTATTTATTTAGATAAAGACCTGATTGACTTGACAGAAGCAGTTGAAGATACGATTCTTTTAAACCTTCCTTTACAGGTTTTTACACCTGAAGAAGAAGCTGAAGATGATATGCCAAGCGGAAACGGTTGGGAAGTTGTTTCAGAAGAAGAATACGTTATGCGTTTGGAAGAGCAAAAATCACAAAGTGTGGATCCTCGTTTTGCTGGTCTAGCTGATTTGTTTTCGGACAA
- a CDS encoding nucleotidyltransferase has translation MKSCGVIVEYNPFHNGHRYHIQQARLKSGADVVIAVMSGNFLQRGEPALLDKWARAEMALAAGIDIVVELPVYSSVQAADYFAEGGIALLHALQCDSFCFGSENGKEKDFQQVAKWLIDEKEAFDQAFQMVKNSGSSYAAQVEALLKEVYPTLSLNLSEPNNALGLSYAKANLAYPKPMEMYTIKREKAGYHETTIQDLEFASATAIRKSLIKKESTVESVMPASSLELVNQEKFVSWENYWLLLRYQIMVSTVDDLQQIYQMNEGIEFRLKEKVKEAETFTEFIGLVKNKRYTWTRIQRLCIYILLQLKKTDVEASVEGLKAIRVLGFTEQGRSYLKAKKTKIELPIVTNLNAANKNFFDLDIRAGFIYQLGNPHILPQDYRRKPIYQIKS, from the coding sequence ATGAAGAGTTGTGGAGTTATTGTTGAATATAATCCTTTTCATAATGGCCACCGCTACCATATTCAGCAAGCTCGCTTAAAAAGTGGAGCTGATGTTGTCATTGCTGTGATGAGTGGCAATTTTTTGCAACGAGGAGAACCCGCATTGCTAGATAAATGGGCAAGAGCTGAAATGGCTTTAGCAGCTGGAATAGATATTGTAGTTGAATTACCAGTTTATTCAAGTGTGCAAGCGGCTGATTACTTTGCAGAAGGGGGAATCGCCTTACTTCATGCTCTTCAGTGTGATAGTTTCTGCTTTGGTTCTGAAAATGGGAAAGAAAAAGATTTTCAACAAGTGGCTAAATGGTTGATTGATGAAAAAGAAGCCTTTGATCAAGCATTCCAAATGGTTAAGAATTCAGGTTCTTCCTATGCTGCTCAAGTTGAAGCTTTATTAAAAGAAGTGTATCCTACTTTAAGTTTAAATCTTAGTGAACCAAATAATGCGTTGGGTTTAAGTTATGCTAAAGCCAATTTAGCCTACCCAAAACCAATGGAGATGTATACAATTAAGCGCGAAAAAGCCGGTTATCATGAGACAACTATCCAAGATCTAGAATTCGCTAGCGCAACCGCTATTCGTAAAAGTTTAATTAAAAAAGAGAGTACGGTTGAATCGGTTATGCCGGCCAGTAGCTTGGAGTTAGTTAATCAGGAAAAATTTGTTAGTTGGGAAAATTATTGGCTGCTGTTACGGTATCAAATTATGGTTAGCACAGTTGATGATTTGCAACAAATTTACCAAATGAATGAAGGTATTGAATTTCGTTTGAAAGAAAAAGTGAAAGAAGCTGAGACTTTTACAGAATTCATAGGGTTAGTTAAAAATAAGCGTTATACCTGGACAAGGATTCAGAGACTGTGTATCTATATTTTGTTACAATTGAAAAAAACGGATGTTGAAGCTTCTGTAGAGGGGTTAAAAGCTATTCGAGTCTTAGGGTTCACGGAACAAGGTAGAAGCTATTTAAAAGCCAAAAAAACAAAGATTGAGTTGCCAATTGTAACGAACTTGAATGCAGCCAATAAAAACTTTTTTGACTTAGATATTCGTGCAGGATTTATCTATCAATTAGGAAATCCGCACATTTTACCACAAGATTATCGCAGAAAACCTATTTATCAAATAAAAAGTTAA